GAACGTCGAATAGATCGAATGGCAGTGGAGATCCGCCTTCTTGAAGCGGGGGTCGGACATCCAGTCCGGCGGTATCTCGAGACGGGGCTCCACGGCTTCAGTCTCTTGCGAGCCCCGTTCCAAGTCAACCGGATCAACCGGCGCGGAACCGGCTCGTGACCCGTTTTCCGTGCTAACTTCCGCGCGTGCGCCGGATCCTCTTTCGCGCCGCCTTCGGCGCGGCGCTCGTCGCGGTCTTCGCCGTCTTCGGCTGGCTCTCGTTCGAGAAGTCGGTTCTCGGGCGGTCGATTCTCGTCCCGAACCTCGTCGGCCGCGACCTCGACCAGGCCGCCAAGACGGCGGGCGACGCGGGGCTCGATCTCCGCGTGGAAAAGGGGAGGGACCGCTGGGACGAGAAGGTCCCGGCGCACGGCGTCCTCCTGCAGAGCCCGTCGGTCGGATCGTTCGTCAAGCCCGGCCAGACGGTGCGGGTCGTTCTTTCGCTCGGTCCGCGGACGATCCACGTTCCCGATCTCGCCGGGCTCTCGCCGCGGGCGGCGTCCCTCGCGTTGTCGCGCGCGTCGCTCACCCTGGGGGCGGTCTCGTCCGACCGGGAGACGCAGACCGCGGGCATCACGTCCCAGAGCCCCGCTCCCGACGCTCCCGCCGCCGACGGGGCGCCGGTCGGCGTCCTCGTCAACCGCGGCGCTCCCGATCGCCTCTTCGTGATGCCCGATCTGGTCGGGCACGACGCCGAGCACGAAAGGGAGCGCCTGACGAAGCTCGGGTTCAAGGTCGGCGCGATCCACTACGAGGAATACGAAGGCCTCGCCGCCGACACGATCCTCAAGCAGTATCCCCCGGCGGGGTACCCCTGTTCGCCGCGCGATCCCGTCACGTTCACGGCGGCCCGGGCGGTCCGGCCGTGAGCGCCGTCCGGATCGCTCCCTCGAT
Above is a window of Thermoanaerobaculia bacterium DNA encoding:
- a CDS encoding PASTA domain-containing protein, which translates into the protein MRRILFRAAFGAALVAVFAVFGWLSFEKSVLGRSILVPNLVGRDLDQAAKTAGDAGLDLRVEKGRDRWDEKVPAHGVLLQSPSVGSFVKPGQTVRVVLSLGPRTIHVPDLAGLSPRAASLALSRASLTLGAVSSDRETQTAGITSQSPAPDAPAADGAPVGVLVNRGAPDRLFVMPDLVGHDAEHERERLTKLGFKVGAIHYEEYEGLAADTILKQYPPAGYPCSPRDPVTFTAARAVRP